The Dioscorea cayenensis subsp. rotundata cultivar TDr96_F1 chromosome 21, TDr96_F1_v2_PseudoChromosome.rev07_lg8_w22 25.fasta, whole genome shotgun sequence genome includes a region encoding these proteins:
- the LOC120252538 gene encoding UPF0235 protein C15orf40 homolog encodes MAPPKRGKPKDASTAAAPVAKFPACLRAVPPCTVAIAVHAKPGSKVATITDVGDEAVGVQIDAPARDGEANAALLEFISSVLGVKKRQVSIGSGSKSREKVVLVEDITLQNVFDALNKACKQE; translated from the exons ATGGCGCCTCCCAAGCGTGGGAAACCGAAGGACGCCAGCACTGCTGCGGCGCCGGTGGCGAAGTTTCCGGCTTGTCTCCGGGCCGTACCACCGTGCACTGTTGCAATCGCTGTACATGCCAAGCCAGGATCCAAGGTCGCCACCATCACGG ACGTTGGAGATGAGGCTGTTGGGGTGCAGATCGATGCCCCGGCGAGAGATGGAGAGGCCAACGCTGCGCTGCTGGAATTCATCAGCTCT GTCCTTGGAGTGAAAAAGAGGCAGGTTTCTATTGGTTCTGGTTCAAAATCAAGGGAAAAGGTTGTGCTTGTGGAAGACATAACCCTCCAAAATGTCTTTGATGCTCTTAACAAAGCCTGCAAACAAGAATGA
- the LOC120252483 gene encoding nuclear speckle RNA-binding protein B-like, translating to MDKKKISDEEPWAKRESGDPRQSCLKISSESYKMKKPPAQRKPPVIIYTVPPKVIHTEPSNFMSVVQRHTGVSSSSNPGGLASNRENQERHGDQVYGGTTQMENVFGNLNSNDNNMPGLSASENYPPSLGDEWDALYQFKD from the coding sequence ATGGATAAAAAGAAGATCTCCGACGAGGAACCCTGGGCGAAACGAGAGTCCGGAGATCCTCGGCAATCTTGTCTCAAGATTAGTAGTGAATCCTACAAGATGAAGAAGCCGCCAGCTCAACGAAAGCCACCGGTGATCATCTACACGGTTCCACCGAAGGTCATTCACACTGAACCAAGTAACTTCATGTCAGTTGTGCAACGTCACACCGGCGTTTCTTCGTCTTCCAATCCCGGTGGCCTTGCCAGCAATAGGGAGAATCAAGAGAGGCATGGTGATCAAGTATATGGTGGCACGACACAAATGGAGAACGTATTTGGAAACCTTAATTCTAATGACAATAACATGCCAGGCTTGTCAGCAAGTGAGAATTATCCTCCTTCATTAGGAGATGAGTGGGATGCCTTATATCAGTTCAAAGACTAG
- the LOC120252519 gene encoding dof zinc finger protein DOF3.5-like — MFCPDDHRMLPYTPRPLIMDRRWKPDIELAPNCPRCDSSNTKFCYYNNYSLTQPRYFCKGCRRYWTKGGSLRNVPVGGGCRKNRRGKSVRTASNLMNNREANHGHRQPQGTLRPDLALEGMVGNSCNQTSGLIDMSDINGGPTIDLSLLYTKYLNQPCQENGNGESVPEFQGEIDEPLNSLMNTSSFVHPMTTDTLSQNSSEPVSDTLMSNGSCQGLMGELNSSLDQIEYMNSLPFSVDHGVAANEVLSSNCTIAPGFMLQETKYHGLETFISEDNTAHQENLISGDWSTFSQTTFEAFYTL, encoded by the coding sequence ATGTTCTGCCCAGATGATCATCGGATGCTACCGTACACTCCAAGGCCTTTGATCATGGACAGAAGGTGGAAGCCGGACATTGAGCTAGCACCGAATTGTCCCCGGTGTGATTCCTCGAACACTAAGTTTTGCTATTACAACAACTACAGCCTCACTCAGCCTAGATACTTCTGTAAGGGTTGCCGGAGGTACTGGACTAAAGGAGGCTCACTTAGGAATGTTCCAGTTGGTGGTGGATGCCGGAAGAATAGAAGAGGAAAGTCAGTGAGAACGGCAAGCAATCTGATGAATAATAGGGAAGCAAACCATGGTCATCGGCAACCTCAAGGCACTCTCCGGCCAGACCTTGCTCTTGAAGGCATGGTAGGGAATTCATGCAATCAAACCAGTGGATTGATTGATATGTCAGACATTAATGGTGGTCCAACCATAGACCTTTCACTGCTCTACACCAAGTATTTAAACCAACCATGCCAGGAAAACGGCAATGGGGAATCGGTACCGGAGTTTCAGGGAGAGATTGATGAGCCTTTGAATAGCTTGATGAACACATCAAGTTTCGTCCATCCAATGACAACAGACACATTGAGCCAAAATTCATCAGAGCCAGTGTCAGACACTTTAATGAGCAATGGGAGCTGCCAGGGCCTCATGGGGGAGCTCAACTCCTCTCTGGATCAAATAGAATACATGAATTCACTGCCTTTCTCTGTTGATCATGGAGTGGCGGCTAATGAGGTTTTGTCTTCAAATTGCACTATTGCCCCTGGTTTCATGTTGCAAGAAACTAAGTATCACGGTTTAGAAACCTTCATCTCTGAAGATAATACTGCACATCAAGAAAATCTTATCAGTGGTGATTGGAGCACCTTTAGCCAGACCACTTTTGAAGCTTTCTATACTTTATAA